In one window of Primulina tabacum isolate GXHZ01 chromosome 8, ASM2559414v2, whole genome shotgun sequence DNA:
- the LOC142553523 gene encoding protein SOSEKI 3-like isoform X2, with product MKKYQQLSPERAKVWTEKSPKYHYNHQHNNLQQQQHKHKVPVVYYLCRNRQLEHPHFMEVPLSSPDGLYLRDVVERLNGLRGRGMASMYAWSCKRSYKNGFVWHDLCEEDLILPAHRNEYVLKGSELFEESNSGRFSPAGNLMSQNQRALPEPPSFRSQEESSSSSSLNGRTIKSSQDDELSPPAQRLCTSAVSPDSNIGKNSPWNGSLSLIEYKVNKKDGVADASTQTKGKGKTRRNCARGVSTDDGLLDPECSTCQNEGLKIKETSEICNLTSPPPSTSSTSSSGRTDTLEALIRSDTRKLNSFRILEEDEFRMPSGTKLKPSNIIMQLISCGSVSVKDPSFGMIPTYKPRFSHSKVPSPLFSTSLMFGELDCLSENPRPTGVRAEDKEYFSGSFVETNMVKEGIPTLKRSSSYNADRSTQQLGSVENNEAENSTRGKCIPRSLKASITKQPRCESMRSPLSDGRRISSERVESSRTLTPGTPSGGSKRITEPSSGKTQSRNLDSCGNEKENAKKIELAPGARVVIQSKACDSKRNSLMTIGIFEDLRVNYVKAILSNDFFFFNLWLHSDFVNY from the exons ATGAAGAAATATCAGCAACTGAGCCCAGAAAGAGCCAAAGTATGGACTGAAAAATCACCCAAATATCACTACAATCATCAACATAATAATCTGCAGCAGCAACAGCACAAGCACAAAGTGCCGGTAGTTTACTATCTATGCAGGAATAGACAACTCGAGCACCCACATTTTATGGAAGTCCCCCTCTCCTCCCCTGATGGACTTTACTTGAGAG ATGTGGTGGAAAGGCTGAACGGTTTGAGAGGCAGAGGCATGGCATCAATGTATGCTTGGTCTTGCAAAAG GAGTTATAAGAATGGTTTCGTGTGGCACGATCTTTGTGAAGAAGATTTAATTCTCCCGGCTCACAGGAACGAATATGTTCTCAAGGGCTCAGAGCTCTTTGAAGAATCCAATTCTG GCCGCTTTAGTCCTGCTGGAAATCTCATGTCACAAAATCAGAGAGCATTGCCAGAACCACCATCTTTCAGAAGCCAAGAAGAATCTTCGTCTTCATCTAGCCTGAATGGAAGAACTATAAAAAGCTCTCAGGATGACGAACTATCACCTCCGGCTCAGCGTCTTTGCACTTCTGCTGTGTCTCCAGACTCTAACATTGGGAAAAATTCCCCTTGGAATGGTTCTTTGAGCCTAATAGAATACAAGGTTAACAAGAAGGATGGTGTTGCTGATGCTTCCACCCAAACCAAGGGTAAAGGCAAAACTCGAAGAAATTGTGCAAGAGGCGTATCGACTGATGATGGGTTATTAGATCCTGAATGCAGCACTTGTCAAAACGAGGGTCTCAAAATAAAAGAGACTTCGGAAATTTGCAACTTGACATCGCCGCCTCCATCCACATCCAGTACATCATCAAGTGGTAGGACAGATACCTTGGAAGCTCTCATTAGATCTGATACTAGAAAGCTCAACAGCTTTAGGATTCTTGAAGAGGATGAATTTAGAATGCCATCTGGTACAAAACTCAAGCCTTCGAATATTATAATGCAACTGATCTCCTGTGGCTCGGTTTCAGTGAAAGATCCCAGCTTTGGCATGATCCCGACCTACAAGCCAAGGTTTTCACATTCCAAAGTTCCTTCCCCATTGTTCTCGACATCTTTGATGTTTGGAGAGCTCGATTGCCTTTCGGAGAATCCTCGTCCAACTGGAGTGAGAGCGGAAGATAAAGAATACTTTAGTGGGAGCTTTGTTGAAACAAATATGGTCAAGGAAGGGATACCAACTCTGAAACGATCATCTTCATACAACGCTGACAG AAGTACGCAGCAACTTGGCTCTGTTGAGAACAATGAAGCGGAAAATTCCACACGTGGGAAGTGCATTCCAAGATCACTCAAGGCTTCTATAACTAAGCAGCCAAGATGCGAATCAATGAGATCTCCTCTTTCCGATGGACGAAGAATCTCATCTGAGAGAGTGGAAAGTTCAAGAACCCTTACACCAGGCACACCCAGTGGTGGAAGCAAGAGGATTACCGAGCCGTCATCGGGGAAAACACAATCAAGAAACCTGGATTCTTGCGGAAATGAAAAGGAAAATGCGAAGAAAATTGA GCTTGCTCCAGGAGCTCGGGTTGTAATACAATCCAAAGCATGTGACAGCAAGAGAAACTCCTTGATGACAATTGGCATATTTGAGGATCTGCGAGTGAATTATGTCAAAGCTATACtgtcaaatgatttttttttttttaatctctgGTTGCATTCAGATTTTGTGAATTATTAA
- the LOC142554497 gene encoding uncharacterized protein LOC142554497 has protein sequence MDIQKGLPLNWTYFYQEKSMDELRHSLVLAMELEETRLQAQEELRNRDEQILQLKLLLNRAIEERDEAKEKCQNAFFEKLLLQQQLEQQCHQSAPHSGISGVEDDPRRGIDSNNAFSSSDSDESIVSSPHQLSPPIPPPKPAADAEQDFPVVPERPLPEKGKLLQAVMKAGPLLQTLLLAGPLPRWRHPPPPLETYQIPPPPVVIPSPSPLPTLPSLVSHPSIYQDSLHYDIDVDVNRKRGLSEGSDTSTELKHQKVFFLNNH, from the exons ATGGATATTCAAAAAGGTCTTCCTCTCAACTGGACTTACTTCTACCAAGAAAAG AGTATGGATGAGCTACGGCATTCTCTGGTGCTCGCAATGGAGCTTGAAGAAACCAGGTTGCAGGCACAGGAGGAGCTCAGAAACAGGGACGAACAAATTCTGCAGCTCAAGTTACTGCTAAACAGGGCAATCGAAGAGAGGGATGAAGCCAAGGAGAAGTGCCAAAATGCCTTCTTTGAGAAACTGTTGCTGCAGCAGCAACTGGAGCAACAGTGTCACCAATCTGCTCCGCATTCTGGGATTTCAGGGGTTGAAGATGACCCCAGAAGAGGGATCGACTCCAACAATGCCTTCTCCTCGTCAGACAGTGACGAAAGCATTGTTTCGTCACCGCACCAACTCTCACCACCGATTCCCCCACCGAAACCGGCGGCAGACGCTGAGCAAGACTTTCCCGTGGTTCCCGAAAGGCCATTGCCTGAAAAGGGTAAGCTTCTGCAAGCAGTGATGAAAGCAGGGCCACTGCTTCAGACCCTCCTCCTCGCAGGCCCGCTTCCGCGGTGGCGCCACCCTCCACCACCGCTTGAAACCTACCAGATTCCACCACCGCCGGTGGTTATACCCTCGCCATCGCCCCTGCCAACACTTCCATCGCTAGTGTCCCATCCTTCCATCTACCAAGATTCATTGCACTACGACATTGATGTCGATGTAAACAGGAAAAGGGGTCTTTCTGAAGGATCTGACACCTCCACGGAGTTAAAACATCAGAAGGTTTTCTTCCTTAATAACCATTAA
- the LOC142553523 gene encoding protein SOSEKI 3-like isoform X1, translating into MKKYQQLSPERAKVWTEKSPKYHYNHQHNNLQQQQHKHKVPVVYYLCRNRQLEHPHFMEVPLSSPDGLYLRDVVERLNGLRGRGMASMYAWSCKRSYKNGFVWHDLCEEDLILPAHRNEYVLKGSELFEESNSGRFSPAGNLMSQNQRALPEPPSFRSQEESSSSSSLNGRTIKSSQDDELSPPAQRLCTSAVSPDSNIGKNSPWNGSLSLIEYKVNKKDGVADASTQTKGKGKTRRNCARGVSTDDGLLDPECSTCQNEGLKIKETSEICNLTSPPPSTSSTSSSGRTDTLEALIRSDTRKLNSFRILEEDEFRMPSGTKLKPSNIIMQLISCGSVSVKDPSFGMIPTYKPRFSHSKVPSPLFSTSLMFGELDCLSENPRPTGVRAEDKEYFSGSFVETNMVKEGIPTLKRSSSYNADRSTQQLGSVENNEAENSTRGKCIPRSLKASITKQPRCESMRSPLSDGRRISSERVESSRTLTPGTPSGGSKRITEPSSGKTQSRNLDSCGNEKENAKKIEF; encoded by the exons ATGAAGAAATATCAGCAACTGAGCCCAGAAAGAGCCAAAGTATGGACTGAAAAATCACCCAAATATCACTACAATCATCAACATAATAATCTGCAGCAGCAACAGCACAAGCACAAAGTGCCGGTAGTTTACTATCTATGCAGGAATAGACAACTCGAGCACCCACATTTTATGGAAGTCCCCCTCTCCTCCCCTGATGGACTTTACTTGAGAG ATGTGGTGGAAAGGCTGAACGGTTTGAGAGGCAGAGGCATGGCATCAATGTATGCTTGGTCTTGCAAAAG GAGTTATAAGAATGGTTTCGTGTGGCACGATCTTTGTGAAGAAGATTTAATTCTCCCGGCTCACAGGAACGAATATGTTCTCAAGGGCTCAGAGCTCTTTGAAGAATCCAATTCTG GCCGCTTTAGTCCTGCTGGAAATCTCATGTCACAAAATCAGAGAGCATTGCCAGAACCACCATCTTTCAGAAGCCAAGAAGAATCTTCGTCTTCATCTAGCCTGAATGGAAGAACTATAAAAAGCTCTCAGGATGACGAACTATCACCTCCGGCTCAGCGTCTTTGCACTTCTGCTGTGTCTCCAGACTCTAACATTGGGAAAAATTCCCCTTGGAATGGTTCTTTGAGCCTAATAGAATACAAGGTTAACAAGAAGGATGGTGTTGCTGATGCTTCCACCCAAACCAAGGGTAAAGGCAAAACTCGAAGAAATTGTGCAAGAGGCGTATCGACTGATGATGGGTTATTAGATCCTGAATGCAGCACTTGTCAAAACGAGGGTCTCAAAATAAAAGAGACTTCGGAAATTTGCAACTTGACATCGCCGCCTCCATCCACATCCAGTACATCATCAAGTGGTAGGACAGATACCTTGGAAGCTCTCATTAGATCTGATACTAGAAAGCTCAACAGCTTTAGGATTCTTGAAGAGGATGAATTTAGAATGCCATCTGGTACAAAACTCAAGCCTTCGAATATTATAATGCAACTGATCTCCTGTGGCTCGGTTTCAGTGAAAGATCCCAGCTTTGGCATGATCCCGACCTACAAGCCAAGGTTTTCACATTCCAAAGTTCCTTCCCCATTGTTCTCGACATCTTTGATGTTTGGAGAGCTCGATTGCCTTTCGGAGAATCCTCGTCCAACTGGAGTGAGAGCGGAAGATAAAGAATACTTTAGTGGGAGCTTTGTTGAAACAAATATGGTCAAGGAAGGGATACCAACTCTGAAACGATCATCTTCATACAACGCTGACAG AAGTACGCAGCAACTTGGCTCTGTTGAGAACAATGAAGCGGAAAATTCCACACGTGGGAAGTGCATTCCAAGATCACTCAAGGCTTCTATAACTAAGCAGCCAAGATGCGAATCAATGAGATCTCCTCTTTCCGATGGACGAAGAATCTCATCTGAGAGAGTGGAAAGTTCAAGAACCCTTACACCAGGCACACCCAGTGGTGGAAGCAAGAGGATTACCGAGCCGTCATCGGGGAAAACACAATCAAGAAACCTGGATTCTTGCGGAAATGAAAAGGAAAATGCGAAGAAAATTGAGTTCTGA